A stretch of Blastocatellia bacterium DNA encodes these proteins:
- the cmr1 gene encoding type III-B CRISPR module RAMP protein Cmr1, giving the protein MKKVGFTLETVTPLFLSGNDQNSVELRAASIRGHLRYWYRALLGGLGIIRPDQLHELESRVFGKEEQGSPVLVRIKDIRWAGGRIKQNKELDLGYDQARRQTRRPGLTYLLYSTQLGGNERPYADVGTTFTLELSSFNEEAEKLLKLTACALWCWTHFGGLGTRARRGGGNVQVKGVSDEQEIFRDLPAFTMADINTVEALKSHLESGLRKVRGLVAELNKLATKTPGSSVDFPILHPNHADIWIIRTTWKDALSAMEEVGKKFQQFRHKRNPDFPSVLNDYLNAGRSPTLERPAFGLPLQFRYRSAPHKQAMVETQRFTRRASPLLFRFLKLGDGRVSLVLLHFRSSFLPSGEMLKIKDQSKGPKQKPQFLNPPTAAVQQGLTQQFRDQFGGHLDVRNWL; this is encoded by the coding sequence ATGAAAAAAGTCGGCTTTACGCTGGAGACTGTTACGCCGCTATTTTTGTCGGGCAATGATCAGAACAGCGTCGAGCTTCGCGCCGCGAGCATCCGCGGACACCTACGCTATTGGTATCGCGCCCTACTGGGCGGACTGGGGATCATACGACCGGACCAACTCCACGAGCTGGAGAGTCGAGTTTTCGGGAAAGAAGAGCAAGGATCTCCAGTACTCGTCAGGATCAAAGACATTCGCTGGGCCGGCGGGCGAATTAAGCAAAACAAAGAGCTTGATCTGGGGTATGACCAAGCGAGGAGGCAAACTCGTCGCCCAGGGTTGACCTATCTGCTCTATTCGACGCAGCTCGGCGGGAACGAACGTCCCTATGCGGATGTCGGGACGACTTTCACGCTGGAGCTTTCTTCGTTCAACGAGGAAGCTGAGAAGCTGTTGAAGCTCACGGCGTGCGCGCTTTGGTGCTGGACGCATTTCGGAGGACTCGGAACGCGCGCTCGACGCGGCGGAGGAAATGTTCAAGTCAAAGGGGTGAGCGACGAGCAGGAGATCTTTCGTGATCTTCCTGCCTTCACGATGGCGGACATAAACACTGTCGAGGCGCTGAAAAGTCATCTGGAAAGCGGATTGAGGAAAGTGCGCGGTCTTGTCGCCGAACTCAACAAGCTCGCGACGAAAACGCCAGGCAGCAGCGTGGACTTTCCCATCCTTCACCCGAATCATGCGGACATCTGGATCATTCGGACCACGTGGAAAGACGCTCTGAGCGCAATGGAAGAGGTGGGGAAGAAATTTCAACAGTTTCGACATAAGCGCAATCCTGATTTTCCTTCGGTGCTGAACGATTACCTGAACGCAGGTCGTTCGCCGACATTGGAACGGCCAGCCTTTGGACTTCCACTGCAATTTCGCTATCGTTCGGCGCCGCACAAGCAGGCCATGGTCGAAACGCAAAGGTTCACTCGGCGCGCCTCGCCGCTGCTGTTTCGCTTCCTCAAACTCGGAGATGGGAGAGTATCGCTCGTTCTGCTCCATTTCAGATCATCTTTCCTGCCGAGCGGAGAGATGCTCAAGATCAAAGACCAGTCGAAGGGGCCAAAGCAGAAACCTCAGTTTCTGAATCCCCCAACCGCTGCCGTTCAACAAGGGTTGACTCAGCAGTTTCGCGATCAATTCGGCGGTCATCTTGATGTGAGGAATTGGTTATGA